The following proteins are co-located in the Micromonospora coriariae genome:
- a CDS encoding branched-chain amino acid ABC transporter permease, translating into MTTTTDTPAPETAAGRPLPRLPWTKHLVAIAVLAVLLVPLPLILPSAQASVAVRVLIFALMSIGWNMMSGFGGMFSFGHAAYFGIGAYTSAWLLVEYRVSPWIGMLAGMMMAAAFAALIGFLALRYKLRGAYFALATFAFAEMLRLWATNSDFVNRAVGYHVPLRPDSSWWWIQFEPASPNYFWIALGLTVAALVISVQFVRSRAGQFTKAARDDEDAAAAVGIPVMRYKLLTMALSAAITSVAGAFYVQYFLFIDPDLAFGSSVSIQAILPAVIGGVATIWGPVIGAVVMGPLNDVTATVLRNPPPALEFLQGRSGLDVIVYGTLLIIIVLLLPKGIYGTIRQRWSRR; encoded by the coding sequence ATGACGACCACCACCGACACGCCGGCACCGGAGACAGCGGCCGGCAGGCCGCTGCCCCGCCTGCCGTGGACAAAGCACCTGGTCGCCATCGCGGTACTCGCCGTGCTGCTGGTGCCGCTGCCGCTGATCCTGCCGTCGGCGCAGGCATCGGTCGCGGTGCGGGTGCTCATCTTCGCCCTGATGAGCATCGGCTGGAACATGATGAGTGGCTTCGGCGGCATGTTCAGCTTCGGGCACGCGGCCTACTTCGGAATCGGCGCGTACACCAGCGCCTGGCTTTTGGTCGAGTATCGGGTGTCGCCGTGGATCGGGATGCTCGCCGGCATGATGATGGCCGCGGCGTTCGCCGCGCTGATCGGCTTTCTCGCGCTGCGGTACAAGCTGCGCGGCGCCTACTTCGCGCTGGCCACCTTCGCGTTCGCCGAGATGCTCCGGCTCTGGGCGACAAACAGCGACTTCGTCAACCGCGCGGTCGGCTACCACGTGCCGCTGCGTCCCGACAGCTCGTGGTGGTGGATCCAGTTCGAGCCAGCGTCGCCGAACTACTTCTGGATCGCGCTCGGGCTCACCGTCGCCGCACTGGTGATCAGCGTGCAGTTCGTCCGCTCGCGCGCCGGACAGTTCACCAAGGCCGCCCGCGACGACGAGGACGCGGCGGCAGCGGTCGGCATCCCGGTGATGCGCTACAAGCTGTTGACGATGGCGCTATCCGCAGCGATCACCTCTGTCGCCGGCGCCTTCTACGTGCAGTACTTCCTGTTCATTGATCCGGACCTGGCGTTCGGGTCGAGCGTGTCGATCCAGGCGATCCTGCCGGCCGTGATCGGCGGGGTGGCGACCATCTGGGGTCCGGTAATCGGCGCCGTGGTGATGGGCCCGCTCAACGACGTGACGGCGACGGTGCTGCGCAACCCGCCACCCGCGCTGGAGTTCCTGCAGGGGCGCAGCGGCCTGGACGTGATCGTCTACGGCACCCTGTTGATCATCATCGTGCTGCTCCTGCCGAAAGGCATCTACGGAACGATCCGCCAAAGGTGGTCCCGGCGATGA
- a CDS encoding branched-chain amino acid ABC transporter permease, which produces MATLDPDEVRVPTARTVPWLRIAVIAALVVLAVVLAYARSGSGVVVVQAVATGVLIGGVYGLIAMGLTLIFGVLDIVNFAHGSFLALALFLTFGLTQAGLHPYLALAVSVPAMFILGILVQRGVLAGAMGKPLENQLLITLGISLIIENALLLFFGGNPRSVALPGDRGVPIFEAVANLSRILAFVGALILAGVLYLLLQRTRLGTAIRAVAANDTGAQLVGIDTRVIYAVTFALGTACAGAAGTLVAPLVTIEPTTGSLFNIVAFVVVVLGGMGNVVGALVGGLVIGLAEQLGGIYLPGQSPLLSVFIVFVLVLFLRPQGLFGRSA; this is translated from the coding sequence GTGGCAACCCTGGATCCCGACGAGGTACGCGTGCCCACCGCCCGTACCGTGCCGTGGCTGCGGATCGCGGTGATCGCCGCGCTGGTCGTGCTCGCGGTCGTGCTCGCGTACGCCCGCTCCGGCAGCGGGGTGGTCGTCGTGCAGGCGGTGGCCACCGGTGTCCTGATCGGCGGCGTCTACGGCCTGATCGCGATGGGCCTCACGCTGATCTTCGGCGTCCTCGACATCGTCAACTTCGCGCACGGCAGCTTCCTGGCGCTGGCCTTGTTCCTCACGTTCGGGCTGACCCAGGCCGGGCTGCATCCCTACCTCGCGCTCGCCGTCAGCGTGCCGGCGATGTTCATACTCGGCATCCTGGTGCAGCGAGGCGTCCTGGCCGGCGCGATGGGCAAGCCGCTGGAGAACCAACTGCTGATCACGCTGGGCATCTCGCTGATCATCGAGAACGCGCTGCTGCTGTTCTTCGGCGGGAACCCCCGCTCGGTGGCCCTGCCCGGCGACCGCGGCGTGCCGATCTTCGAAGCGGTGGCCAACCTGTCCCGGATCCTCGCCTTCGTCGGCGCGCTGATCCTGGCCGGGGTGCTCTACCTACTGCTGCAGCGCACCCGGCTGGGCACCGCGATCCGCGCGGTGGCGGCCAACGACACCGGCGCGCAACTGGTCGGCATCGACACCCGGGTCATCTACGCGGTGACCTTCGCCCTCGGCACCGCCTGCGCCGGCGCCGCTGGCACACTCGTCGCCCCACTGGTCACCATCGAGCCCACCACCGGTTCGCTGTTCAACATCGTGGCCTTCGTGGTGGTGGTGCTGGGCGGCATGGGCAACGTCGTCGGCGCGCTGGTCGGCGGTCTGGTCATCGGGTTGGCCGAGCAGCTCGGCGGCATCTACCTGCCGGGACAGTCGCCCCTGCTGTCGGTGTTCATCGTCTTCGTGCTCGTGCTCTTCCTGCGCCCGCAGGGACTCTTCGGGAGGTCGGCATGA
- a CDS encoding ABC transporter substrate-binding protein has translation MRKTWTLSLALTLPLALAACGGSGPAGTTNGGGAQSGGTIKIGSLHPLSGAAAADGQQMDNGAKLAVEAINNAGGIKSQGGKKLELVSADTQGKPEVGQSEAQRLIQDGVVGLVGTYQSAVTANVSTVAERNKVPLVIDVSSADSILTQGYKYTFRVQPSSTVLGTAGAQFLDQVAKAANQPVKTVAVLHEQGPFGSAVRDAFKAEAEKAGIKVGPALAYDAANVSDLTTQVTQVKASGADVLMVTGYYRDGVLAAKAVATVKPPALKAVYGVANGAFDLPQFPKEAGAAAEGFFDANYHPDMTNADTQALAKLYQERYNDQIRTGAVLAYDSVKVIADALERAGSAEPAKVRDAIASGSVPTLIAGNGPIKFGPTGENENATPILMQVQGGVVKQVFPADKAEAKPLYPAFKSQ, from the coding sequence ATGAGGAAGACCTGGACCCTGAGCCTCGCCTTGACCCTGCCGCTGGCCCTCGCCGCGTGTGGCGGGTCCGGGCCCGCCGGCACGACCAACGGCGGCGGTGCCCAGTCCGGTGGCACCATAAAGATCGGTTCTCTGCACCCGCTGAGCGGCGCGGCCGCGGCTGACGGCCAGCAGATGGACAACGGAGCCAAGCTGGCCGTCGAGGCCATCAACAACGCCGGTGGCATCAAGTCGCAGGGCGGCAAGAAGCTGGAACTGGTGAGCGCCGACACCCAGGGCAAGCCGGAGGTCGGCCAGAGCGAGGCGCAGCGCCTCATTCAGGACGGTGTGGTCGGCCTGGTCGGCACCTACCAGAGCGCGGTCACCGCGAACGTGTCCACGGTGGCCGAACGCAACAAGGTGCCGCTGGTGATCGATGTGTCCAGCGCGGACTCGATTCTCACCCAGGGCTACAAGTACACGTTCCGGGTGCAGCCCAGCTCCACCGTGCTCGGCACCGCCGGTGCGCAGTTCCTCGACCAGGTGGCCAAGGCGGCCAACCAGCCGGTCAAGACCGTGGCGGTGCTGCACGAGCAGGGCCCGTTCGGCAGCGCCGTACGTGATGCCTTCAAGGCCGAGGCGGAGAAGGCCGGCATCAAGGTCGGCCCGGCGCTCGCCTACGACGCCGCCAACGTCTCCGACCTGACCACCCAGGTCACCCAGGTCAAGGCCAGTGGCGCCGACGTGCTGATGGTGACCGGCTACTACCGCGACGGCGTGCTGGCGGCCAAGGCCGTCGCCACCGTCAAGCCGCCGGCCCTGAAGGCGGTCTACGGCGTCGCCAACGGTGCGTTCGACCTCCCGCAGTTCCCGAAGGAGGCGGGCGCCGCGGCCGAGGGCTTCTTCGACGCCAACTACCACCCCGACATGACCAACGCCGACACGCAGGCGCTGGCCAAGCTCTACCAGGAGCGTTACAACGACCAGATTCGCACCGGCGCGGTGCTCGCCTACGACTCGGTCAAGGTTATCGCCGACGCGCTGGAGCGGGCCGGCAGCGCCGAACCGGCCAAGGTGCGCGACGCGATCGCCAGCGGCTCGGTGCCGACCCTGATCGCCGGCAACGGCCCGATCAAGTTCGGCCCGACCGGAGAGAACGAGAACGCCACGCCCATTCTGATGCAGGTCCAGGGTGGCGTGGTCAAGCAGGTGTTCCCGGCCGACAAGGCGGAGGCGAAGCCCCTCTACCCCGCCTTCAAGAGCCAGTGA
- a CDS encoding IclR family transcriptional regulator, with translation MAESQGTEAASRVADVLLLFTDGPDFLGVTAIARSLDLSKAVVHRILQTLVERRLLVSDPASRGYQLGPAAAALGARALRESQLRTVAMPVLRELQLTTGETTTVSARVHSGRVYLDQVESTREIKMTVEVGRRFPLHAGSSSTCILAFLPDTERECVLAAELPSLTSRTVTDHDLLRSRLTAIRESGVANSDGERQEGAGSVASPVFGIDGTVVGAISVCGPAHRVDAAARERFGPLVWEAADRISRALGWSGGLPK, from the coding sequence GTGGCAGAAAGTCAGGGCACCGAGGCGGCGAGCCGCGTGGCCGACGTCCTTCTCCTGTTCACCGACGGGCCGGACTTCCTCGGGGTCACCGCGATAGCGCGCAGCCTCGACCTGTCCAAGGCCGTGGTGCACCGGATCCTGCAGACGCTGGTCGAGCGTCGGCTGCTGGTCAGCGACCCGGCGAGCCGCGGCTACCAGCTCGGCCCGGCGGCCGCCGCACTCGGCGCCCGCGCGCTGCGCGAATCTCAGCTGCGCACGGTCGCGATGCCGGTCCTGCGCGAGCTGCAACTGACCACCGGCGAGACGACGACCGTGTCAGCGCGGGTGCATAGCGGCCGGGTCTACCTCGACCAGGTCGAGTCCACACGGGAAATCAAGATGACGGTCGAGGTGGGTCGCCGTTTCCCCCTGCACGCCGGCAGCTCCAGCACCTGCATCCTGGCCTTCCTGCCCGACACCGAGCGGGAGTGCGTGCTCGCCGCCGAACTGCCGTCGCTGACCAGCCGCACAGTGACCGACCACGACCTGCTCCGCTCGCGGCTCACCGCGATCCGCGAGAGCGGGGTCGCCAACTCCGACGGCGAACGGCAGGAGGGCGCGGGCTCGGTCGCCTCGCCCGTCTTCGGCATCGACGGCACGGTCGTCGGTGCCATCTCGGTCTGCGGCCCTGCGCACCGGGTCGACGCGGCCGCCCGGGAACGCTTCGGTCCGCTCGTGTGGGAGGCCGCCGACCGCATCTCGCGGGCGCTGGGCTGGTCCGGCGGGCTCCCCAAGTGA